The sequence GGCGGTTGGCTCCATCGTGTGGACAGACCTCACCGTCGACGACGCCGAGGCGATTCGGGATTTCTACGCCCGTGTCGTCGGCCTGCGCCCCGAGCCGGTCGATATGGGCGACTATTCCGACTTCAATCTGCTCTCCGAGAGCGGGGAACCGGTCGCGGGCGTGTGTCATGCCCGCGGTTCGAACCAGAACCTCCCGCCTCAGTGGCTGGTCTACTTCACCGTGAAGGACGTCGATGTCGCTTCACGCCGCGCCGTGGAGCTCGGAGGAGAGATCGTCGACGGGCCGAGAGACATGGGCAAGCGCCGCTTCTGCGTCGTCCGCGATCCCGCCGGCGCCGTGGCCGCGCTCATCAGCCAGTAGGCCGGGAGACCTCCGCCGCCGCGGCCAACAGAATCTGCTGGGCCTCGACAACACCCTTTCGGGATCCGCTGATGGCGAGAACGTCCCCGGCCTCGAGCCGCTCGCGACCGGTGGGAAGGATCACCTGGGCGGGGCTTCTCTGGATGGCCAGAACCGTCGCGCCGGTTCGCGCCCGAAGGTCGAGCTCCGATAGAGTCCTCCCAATCGCGGCACTTCGTTCGTGAAGGGTGAGTCCCACAATGGCGTCGAGTCCCGGGGGCAAAGACGGTTCCACGAGCGTT comes from Vicinamibacteria bacterium and encodes:
- a CDS encoding VOC family protein, giving the protein MSDKAVGSIVWTDLTVDDAEAIRDFYARVVGLRPEPVDMGDYSDFNLLSESGEPVAGVCHARGSNQNLPPQWLVYFTVKDVDVASRRAVELGGEIVDGPRDMGKRRFCVVRDPAGAVAALISQ